One stretch of Microvirga lotononidis DNA includes these proteins:
- the nuoL gene encoding NADH-quinone oxidoreductase subunit L — translation MYHAIVFLPLVGFLIAGIFGRVLGARPSEIVTTALLFVAAVLSWVSFIHVGFGDEPMIRVQIAQWMSVGDLQVDWAFRIDTLTAMMLVVVNTVSALVHLYSIGYMHEDPHRPRFFAYLSLFTFAMLMLVTADNLVQMFFGWEGVGLASYLLIGFWYQKDSANAAAMKAFIVNRVGDFGFLLGIFTIFVLFNGVTFDQIFPRVAEFADAKFHFLGIEWHALTIACLLLFMGAMGKSAQFLLHTWLPDAMEGPTPVSALIHAATMVTAGVFMVARLSPVFEYAPAALTVVTVIGGITAFFAATVGLVQNDIKRVIAYSTCSQLGYMFVGLGVGAYGAGVFHLFTHAFFKALLFLGAGSVIHAMHHEQDIRHMGALRRYIPFTTAMMAIGTLALTGFPFTAGYYSKDAIIEAAYAAHSSAGSFAFLATVVAAFMTSFYSWRLFFLTFEGSARWGHHDHHAHAPHDHEGVEHDDHNRDVEPATHAQHEHGHHGSHMPHESPLVMLLPLLVLAIGAVVAGFVFHGAFIGEGYQEFWKGALFTRPENEILETMHHLPGWVPLLPTIMMILGFLVAVYMYIIDNKQPAKLAADHPILYRFLLNKWYFDELYDAIFVRPAMAIGRFFWRTGDQRIIDGLGPDGISARVLDVTRGVVRVQTGYVYHYAFAMLIGVAALVTFYLFRGAH, via the coding sequence ATGTATCACGCAATCGTCTTCCTGCCGCTCGTCGGCTTCCTCATCGCAGGCATCTTCGGACGCGTCCTCGGCGCCCGTCCGAGCGAGATCGTGACCACGGCCCTTCTGTTCGTGGCGGCGGTTCTCTCGTGGGTGTCCTTCATCCATGTGGGCTTCGGCGATGAGCCGATGATCCGCGTGCAGATCGCCCAGTGGATGTCCGTGGGCGACCTCCAGGTCGATTGGGCGTTCCGGATCGACACGCTGACGGCCATGATGCTGGTGGTGGTCAACACGGTGTCGGCGCTCGTGCACCTGTATTCCATCGGCTACATGCACGAGGACCCGCACCGTCCGCGCTTCTTCGCCTACCTGTCGCTCTTCACCTTCGCCATGCTCATGCTGGTGACCGCGGACAACCTCGTCCAGATGTTCTTCGGCTGGGAAGGCGTGGGCCTCGCGAGCTACCTGCTGATCGGTTTCTGGTACCAGAAGGACTCGGCAAATGCGGCGGCCATGAAGGCCTTCATCGTCAACCGCGTCGGCGATTTCGGGTTCCTGCTCGGCATCTTCACGATCTTCGTCCTGTTCAACGGCGTCACCTTCGACCAGATCTTCCCGCGCGTGGCCGAGTTCGCCGACGCCAAGTTCCATTTTCTCGGGATCGAATGGCACGCCCTGACCATCGCCTGCCTGCTGCTCTTCATGGGTGCGATGGGTAAGTCGGCGCAGTTCCTGCTGCACACCTGGCTTCCGGACGCGATGGAAGGCCCGACCCCGGTTTCCGCGCTCATCCATGCCGCCACCATGGTGACGGCCGGCGTGTTCATGGTGGCCCGCCTGTCGCCCGTCTTCGAGTACGCTCCTGCGGCGCTCACGGTCGTCACCGTGATCGGCGGCATCACGGCCTTCTTCGCTGCGACGGTCGGCCTCGTTCAGAACGACATCAAGCGGGTCATCGCCTATTCGACCTGCTCGCAGCTCGGCTACATGTTCGTCGGCCTTGGCGTCGGCGCATACGGGGCCGGCGTATTCCACCTGTTCACGCACGCCTTCTTCAAGGCTCTGCTGTTCCTTGGCGCCGGCTCGGTCATCCACGCCATGCACCATGAGCAGGATATCCGGCACATGGGAGCGCTCCGCCGCTACATCCCGTTCACCACGGCGATGATGGCGATCGGTACGCTGGCCCTTACCGGCTTCCCGTTCACGGCAGGCTACTACTCCAAGGACGCGATCATCGAGGCGGCCTATGCGGCCCATTCGTCGGCGGGCTCCTTCGCCTTCCTGGCAACGGTCGTGGCGGCCTTCATGACGTCGTTCTACTCCTGGCGTCTGTTCTTCCTGACCTTCGAGGGCAGCGCACGCTGGGGACACCACGACCATCATGCCCATGCGCCGCATGATCATGAGGGCGTGGAGCATGACGATCACAACCGGGATGTGGAACCTGCGACCCATGCCCAGCACGAGCATGGCCATCACGGCTCGCACATGCCGCACGAGAGCCCGCTCGTGATGCTGCTGCCGCTCCTTGTGCTCGCCATCGGGGCGGTTGTGGCCGGCTTCGTCTTCCATGGCGCCTTCATCGGCGAGGGCTACCAGGAATTCTGGAAGGGGGCTCTGTTCACCCGTCCGGAGAACGAGATCCTGGAGACGATGCACCATCTCCCGGGATGGGTGCCGCTGCTGCCCACGATCATGATGATCCTCGGCTTCCTCGTCGCTGTGTACATGTACATCATCGACAACAAGCAGCCGGCGAAGCTCGCGGCCGATCACCCGATCCTGTACCGCTTCCTCCTGAACAAGTGGTACTTCGACGAGCTGTACGATGCGATCTTCGTGCGGCCCGCCATGGCCATCGGGCGCTTCTTCTGGCGCACGGGCGACCAGCGGATCATCGACGGGCTCGGGCCTGACGGCATCTCCGCCCGCGTACTCGACGTGACGCGCGGCGTGGTGCGGGTTCAGACCGGCTACGTCTACCACTATGCCTTCGCGATGCTGATCGGCGTTGCCGCTCTCGTGACCTTCTATCTCTTCAGGGGAGCCCACTAA
- the nuoK gene encoding NADH-quinone oxidoreductase subunit NuoK — MVIGLGHYLTVAAVLFTLGVFGIFINRKNVIVILMSVELILLAVNINMVAFSTHLNDIVGQIFAMLILTVAAAEAAIGLAILVVFFRNRGTIAVEDVNRLRG, encoded by the coding sequence ATGGTTATCGGACTGGGTCATTATCTCACCGTCGCCGCCGTGCTCTTCACGCTCGGGGTCTTCGGCATCTTCATCAACCGGAAGAACGTGATCGTCATCCTGATGTCCGTCGAGCTGATCCTGCTCGCCGTGAACATCAACATGGTCGCCTTCTCGACCCACCTGAACGACATCGTCGGCCAAATCTTCGCCATGCTGATCCTCACGGTCGCGGCGGCGGAGGCGGCTATCGGCCTTGCCATTCTGGTGGTCTTCTTCCGCAACCGCGGCACCATCGCGGTCGAGGACGTCAACAGGTTGAGGGGCTAG
- a CDS encoding NADH-quinone oxidoreductase subunit J translates to MTVTAAFFYLFATITIASGFMVIASRNPVQSVLFLILAFVNAAGLFLMMGAEFLAMILVIVYVGAVAVLFLFVVMMLDVDFAALRQGFLQYLPIGGVIGVIFLLELILVVGAYSIDPGLVRSPAVPIPSPEVMTNTEALGQVLYTRYFYFFQAAGLILLVAMIGAIVLTLRERVGVRRQDISKQNARTQETAVEVRKVPFRQGI, encoded by the coding sequence ATGACGGTTACCGCCGCCTTCTTCTATCTGTTCGCGACGATCACGATCGCCTCCGGCTTCATGGTGATTGCCTCCCGCAATCCCGTTCAGTCGGTGCTGTTTCTCATTCTGGCCTTCGTCAATGCGGCAGGCCTCTTCCTGATGATGGGAGCCGAGTTCCTGGCGATGATCCTGGTCATCGTCTATGTGGGCGCGGTCGCGGTGCTGTTCCTCTTCGTCGTGATGATGCTCGACGTGGACTTCGCGGCGCTCCGCCAGGGCTTCCTGCAATACCTGCCCATCGGCGGAGTGATCGGCGTGATCTTCCTGCTCGAGCTGATCCTGGTCGTCGGCGCCTATTCGATCGATCCGGGCCTCGTCCGCTCGCCGGCCGTTCCGATCCCGTCGCCCGAGGTCATGACCAACACCGAGGCCCTCGGCCAGGTGCTCTACACCCGGTACTTCTATTTCTTCCAGGCCGCCGGCCTGATCCTGCTGGTTGCGATGATCGGCGCCATCGTGCTGACCCTGCGCGAGCGTGTCGGCGTGCGGCGCCAGGATATTTCCAAGCAGAACGCCCGGACGCAGGAAACCGCCGTCGAGGTGCGGAAGGTTCCCTTCCGCCAGGGCATCTAA
- the nuoI gene encoding NADH-quinone oxidoreductase subunit NuoI has protein sequence MQLDRIAQSLLLKEFISGFVLTVKYFFKPKATLNYPFEMGHRGPRFRGEHALRRYPNGEERCIACKLCEAICPAQAITIEAGPRRNDGTRRTTRYDIDMVKCIYCGMCQEACPVDAIVEGPNFEFSVETREELYYDKAKLLENGERWEREIARNIAKTAPYR, from the coding sequence ATGCAGCTCGACCGCATTGCCCAGTCCCTCCTGCTGAAGGAGTTCATCTCGGGCTTCGTCCTGACGGTGAAGTACTTCTTCAAGCCGAAGGCCACGCTCAACTACCCCTTCGAAATGGGCCATCGCGGACCTCGCTTCCGCGGCGAGCACGCCCTGCGCCGCTACCCCAACGGGGAAGAGCGCTGCATCGCGTGCAAGCTCTGCGAGGCCATCTGCCCGGCCCAGGCCATCACCATCGAAGCCGGCCCCCGGCGCAACGACGGCACCCGCCGGACGACGCGCTACGACATCGACATGGTGAAGTGCATCTATTGCGGCATGTGCCAGGAGGCCTGCCCGGTTGACGCCATCGTAGAAGGCCCGAACTTCGAGTTCTCCGTGGAGACCCGCGAGGAGCTCTATTACGACAAGGCCAAGCTTCTCGAGAACGGGGAGCGCTGGGAGCGGGAAATCGCGCGCAACATCGCGAAGACGGCACCCTACCGGTAA
- the nuoH gene encoding NADH-quinone oxidoreductase subunit NuoH — translation MEFGDILLAVAIMLGKSLLMLVALLIFIAYALYADRKVWAAVQLRRGPNVVGPWGLLQSFADLLKFVLKEPVIPAPANKGMFLLAPLVMCTLSLAAWAVIPLNAGWAIADINVGILYIFAISSLGVYGVIMGGWASNSKYPFLGALRSAAQMVSYEVSIGFVIVTVLMCAGTLNLSAIVESQNTRLGILGWYWLPLFPMFVVFFISAMAETNRPPFDLPEAESELVAGYMVEYSSTPYLLFMLGEYVAIMTMCALGTILFLGGWLSPIPFAPFTWVPGVIWFVLKASFLFILIAMVKALVPRYRYDQLMRLGWKVFLPLSLAMVVIVAAVLMATGNAPGVR, via the coding sequence ATGGAATTTGGAGATATCCTCCTCGCAGTCGCGATCATGCTGGGCAAGAGCCTGCTCATGCTGGTGGCGCTTCTCATCTTCATCGCCTATGCACTCTATGCCGACCGCAAGGTCTGGGCGGCGGTCCAGCTTCGCCGCGGCCCGAACGTGGTCGGTCCCTGGGGCCTGCTCCAGTCCTTCGCCGACCTCTTGAAGTTCGTCCTGAAGGAGCCGGTCATCCCGGCCCCGGCCAACAAGGGCATGTTCCTGCTGGCCCCCCTGGTGATGTGCACCCTGTCGCTCGCCGCCTGGGCGGTCATTCCGCTCAACGCGGGCTGGGCGATCGCCGACATCAACGTGGGCATTCTCTACATCTTCGCGATCTCGTCGCTCGGCGTCTACGGCGTCATTATGGGCGGCTGGGCGTCGAACTCGAAGTACCCGTTCCTCGGAGCCCTGCGCTCCGCCGCCCAGATGGTGTCCTACGAGGTTTCCATCGGCTTCGTCATCGTGACGGTGCTCATGTGCGCGGGAACGCTGAACCTCTCGGCCATCGTCGAGTCGCAGAACACCCGCCTGGGCATACTCGGCTGGTACTGGCTGCCGCTCTTCCCGATGTTCGTGGTGTTCTTCATTTCGGCCATGGCCGAGACGAACCGTCCTCCCTTCGACCTTCCGGAAGCCGAATCCGAGCTCGTGGCCGGCTACATGGTGGAATATTCCTCCACGCCGTACCTGCTCTTCATGCTCGGCGAGTACGTGGCCATCATGACCATGTGCGCGCTCGGCACGATCCTGTTCCTCGGCGGGTGGCTGTCGCCGATCCCGTTCGCGCCCTTCACCTGGGTGCCCGGCGTGATCTGGTTCGTGCTCAAGGCAAGCTTCCTGTTCATCCTCATCGCCATGGTGAAAGCCCTGGTGCCACGCTACCGCTACGATCAGCTCATGCGCCTCGGCTGGAAGGTCTTCCTGCCGCTCTCCCTGGCGATGGTCGTCATCGTGGCGGCTGTCCTGATGGCGACCGGCAATGCGCCGGGCGTCCGCTAA
- the nuoG gene encoding NADH-quinone oxidoreductase subunit NuoG, with product MAKIIVDGVEVDVPAEYTLLQAAEAAGAEIPRFCYHERLSIAGNCRMCLVEVKGAPKPVASCAWGVRDCRPGPNGEPPEISTKSPTVKKAREGVMEFLLINHPLDCPICDQGGQCDLQDQAMAYGVDTSRYHENKRAVTDKYLGPLVRTSMNRCIHCTRCVRFSAEVAGVPDLGAIWRGEDMEITSYLERALGSELQANVADLCPVGALTHKPEAFHFRPWELTKTDSIDVMDAVGSSIRVDSRGREVMRVLPRVNEAVNEEWITDKTRQIVDGLRLQRLDRPFVRENGRLRPATWQEAFATIAVRVKGADPKRIGAIVGDLAAVEEMYALKLLMESLGVTNIDARQDGTVLTPVYGRGSYLFNTTIAGIEDADAILIVGANPRIEASLVNVRIRKRWRMAPPPIALIGEHADLTYPYDYLGAGPETLAELTGGRHSFIEKLRAAERPLIIVGQGALSRPDGLAVLSAVAQLARDVGAVKDGWNGFSVLHTAASRVGALDLGLVPGEWGLDSRTMAQGEVDVLFNLGADEIDIAPGAFVIYQGTHGDRGAHRADVILPGATYTEKSGTYVNTEGRVQLANRAAFAPGEAREDWAILRALSDVLGHRLPFDSLNALRAKLYAHYPHFAAIDMVQPADGFAAVQALAGIGGAPGREPFVSPVKDFYLTNPIARASGVMAECSALARELKLEAAE from the coding sequence ATGGCGAAAATCATCGTTGATGGCGTCGAGGTCGACGTCCCCGCGGAATACACCCTGCTCCAGGCCGCCGAAGCGGCGGGGGCGGAAATTCCGCGCTTCTGCTACCACGAGCGGCTCTCGATCGCCGGCAATTGCCGCATGTGCCTCGTCGAGGTGAAGGGCGCGCCGAAGCCGGTGGCGTCCTGCGCCTGGGGCGTGCGCGACTGCCGTCCGGGCCCGAACGGCGAGCCGCCGGAAATCTCGACCAAGTCGCCGACCGTGAAGAAGGCGCGGGAAGGGGTGATGGAGTTCCTCCTCATCAACCACCCGCTCGACTGCCCGATCTGCGACCAGGGCGGCCAGTGCGACCTCCAGGACCAGGCCATGGCCTACGGCGTCGACACCAGCCGCTATCATGAGAACAAGCGCGCGGTGACCGACAAGTATCTCGGCCCGTTGGTGCGCACCTCCATGAACCGGTGCATCCACTGCACCCGCTGCGTGCGCTTCTCCGCCGAAGTGGCCGGCGTGCCGGATCTCGGCGCCATCTGGCGCGGCGAGGACATGGAGATCACGAGCTATCTCGAGCGGGCCCTGGGCTCCGAGCTGCAGGCCAACGTGGCGGACCTCTGCCCGGTCGGCGCGCTCACCCACAAGCCGGAAGCCTTCCATTTCCGTCCCTGGGAGCTCACCAAGACCGATTCCATCGACGTGATGGACGCGGTCGGCTCGTCGATCCGCGTCGATTCCCGTGGCCGCGAGGTCATGCGCGTCCTGCCGCGCGTGAACGAGGCGGTGAACGAGGAGTGGATCACGGACAAGACCCGCCAGATCGTGGACGGCCTGCGCCTGCAGCGTCTCGACCGGCCCTTCGTACGCGAGAACGGCCGCCTTCGCCCCGCCACCTGGCAGGAGGCCTTCGCGACCATCGCCGTCCGCGTGAAGGGCGCCGATCCGAAGCGCATCGGCGCCATCGTGGGCGATCTCGCTGCCGTCGAGGAGATGTATGCCCTGAAGCTCCTTATGGAGAGCCTCGGCGTCACAAACATCGATGCTCGCCAGGACGGCACCGTGCTGACGCCCGTCTACGGGCGCGGCTCCTACCTCTTCAACACCACGATCGCGGGCATCGAGGATGCGGACGCGATCCTGATCGTCGGGGCGAACCCGCGCATCGAGGCTTCGCTCGTCAATGTGCGCATCCGCAAGCGCTGGCGCATGGCTCCGCCGCCGATCGCCCTGATCGGCGAGCATGCCGACCTGACCTATCCCTACGACTATCTCGGCGCCGGCCCCGAGACGCTGGCCGAACTGACCGGCGGCCGCCACAGCTTCATCGAGAAGCTGCGTGCCGCCGAGCGTCCGCTGATCATCGTCGGGCAAGGCGCTCTCTCGCGTCCGGATGGTCTGGCCGTTCTCTCGGCTGTGGCGCAGCTCGCTCGCGACGTTGGCGCCGTGAAGGACGGCTGGAACGGCTTCTCGGTGCTGCACACCGCCGCTTCCCGCGTCGGCGCGCTCGACCTCGGCCTCGTGCCGGGCGAGTGGGGCCTCGATTCGCGGACCATGGCGCAGGGCGAAGTGGACGTGCTGTTCAACCTCGGCGCCGACGAGATCGACATCGCCCCCGGGGCCTTCGTGATCTACCAGGGCACCCACGGCGACCGCGGCGCACACCGCGCCGACGTGATCCTGCCCGGAGCGACCTACACGGAGAAGTCCGGCACCTACGTGAACACGGAAGGACGGGTCCAGCTTGCCAACCGGGCGGCCTTCGCACCCGGCGAGGCCCGCGAGGACTGGGCCATCCTGCGCGCCCTTTCGGACGTGCTGGGCCACCGTCTGCCCTTCGACTCGCTGAATGCGCTCCGGGCCAAGCTCTATGCCCATTACCCGCACTTCGCGGCCATCGACATGGTCCAGCCGGCCGACGGCTTCGCGGCCGTCCAGGCCTTGGCGGGGATCGGCGGCGCTCCCGGACGCGAGCCGTTCGTGAGCCCGGTGAAGGACTTCTATCTGACGAACCCGATTGCCCGCGCCTCCGGCGTCATGGCCGAGTGCTCCGCGCTCGCCCGTGAGCTGAAGCTCGAGGCGGCTGAGTAA
- the nuoF gene encoding NADH-quinone oxidoreductase subunit NuoF: MLQDKDRIFTNLYGFHSPDLKAAKMRGAWDGTKFLLEQGRDWIVNEMKASGLRGRGGAGFPTGLKWSFMPKQSDGRPHYLVVNADESEPGTCKDREIMRNDPHLLVEGCLIASFAMGAHAAYIYIRGEYVAERHALQRAVDEAYEAKLIGKDNIHGYPFDLYVHHGAGAYICGEETALIESMEGKKGMPRLKPPFPANMGLYGCPTTVNNVESIAVAGTILRRGAAWFSGIGRPNNVGTKLFCVSGHVNKPCNVEEAMGLTFRELIDRHCGGIRGGWDNLLGVIPGGSSVPIVPAHEIADAYMDFDTLRNLKSGLGTAAVIVMDKSTDIVRAIARISYFYKHESCGQCTPCREGTGWMWRVLTRMAEGRAQKREIDMLLEVSTQIEGHTICALGDAAAWPVQGLIRHFRHEIEKRIDDYAANPHSESVLIAAE, translated from the coding sequence ATGCTTCAGGACAAAGATCGTATCTTCACCAATCTCTACGGCTTCCACTCGCCGGACCTCAAGGCCGCGAAAATGCGCGGCGCCTGGGACGGAACGAAGTTCCTGCTCGAACAGGGCCGCGACTGGATCGTCAACGAGATGAAGGCGTCGGGCCTGCGCGGTCGCGGCGGCGCCGGCTTCCCCACGGGCCTGAAATGGTCCTTCATGCCCAAGCAGTCGGACGGCCGTCCGCATTATCTGGTCGTGAACGCCGACGAGTCCGAGCCGGGCACCTGTAAGGACCGCGAGATCATGCGGAATGATCCGCATCTCCTCGTCGAGGGCTGCCTCATCGCATCCTTCGCCATGGGAGCCCATGCGGCCTACATCTACATCCGCGGCGAGTACGTGGCCGAGCGCCATGCGCTCCAGCGGGCGGTGGACGAGGCGTACGAGGCCAAGCTCATCGGCAAGGACAACATCCACGGCTATCCGTTCGACCTCTACGTCCACCACGGCGCAGGCGCTTACATCTGCGGCGAAGAGACGGCTCTCATCGAGAGCATGGAGGGCAAGAAGGGCATGCCGCGCCTGAAGCCGCCGTTCCCGGCCAATATGGGCCTCTACGGCTGCCCGACGACCGTGAACAACGTCGAGTCCATCGCGGTCGCCGGAACGATCCTGCGCCGCGGCGCGGCCTGGTTCTCCGGCATCGGCCGGCCGAACAACGTGGGCACCAAGCTGTTCTGCGTGTCGGGCCACGTCAACAAGCCCTGCAACGTGGAAGAGGCCATGGGCCTCACCTTCCGCGAGCTGATCGACCGCCATTGCGGCGGCATTCGGGGCGGCTGGGACAACCTTCTCGGCGTGATCCCAGGCGGCTCGTCCGTGCCGATCGTTCCGGCGCACGAGATTGCCGACGCCTACATGGATTTCGACACGCTGCGGAACCTGAAATCCGGTCTCGGCACCGCGGCCGTGATCGTCATGGACAAGTCGACCGATATCGTCCGGGCGATTGCCCGCATCTCGTACTTCTACAAGCACGAGAGCTGCGGCCAGTGCACGCCTTGCCGCGAAGGCACGGGCTGGATGTGGCGCGTGCTCACCCGCATGGCCGAAGGCCGCGCCCAGAAGCGCGAGATCGACATGCTCCTCGAAGTCTCGACCCAGATCGAAGGCCACACCATCTGCGCGCTCGGCGACGCGGCGGCTTGGCCGGTTCAGGGCCTGATCCGGCACTTCCGTCACGAGATCGAGAAGCGGATCGACGATTACGCGGCAAACCCGCATTCCGAATCCGTCCTGATCGCGGCGGAGTGA
- the nuoE gene encoding NADH-quinone oxidoreductase subunit NuoE yields MAVRKLAPENMQPESFVLSAETEAFAEKEIAKYPPGRQASAVIALLTKAQDQAGGWLPRKAIEAVAARLDMPVIRVMEVATFYTMFNLEPVGKYFIQFCGTTPCVLRGAGDIRKVLERRVGDQNHVTADGTFSWLEVECLGACSNAPMVQINDDYYEDLTTENFEKLLDDLAAGRPVKVGSQIGRNRSEPFEAVNTLQDPALYDGSVVGAWRKRFEEQAKATETGEAAAAMASVPQEAKAAKPTAGRPIESDAADTPAKRAKEGEKPISTADQKEAADTSKATKVEPKEAGVQPAPQSGKSYVASPKKKGEAVPASPTTPSAGTPPAQAETRRDGSESKPGVIVDKDNKSS; encoded by the coding sequence ATGGCCGTTCGTAAGCTCGCGCCTGAAAACATGCAGCCCGAGAGCTTCGTTCTCTCCGCCGAGACCGAAGCTTTTGCGGAAAAGGAAATCGCCAAATATCCGCCAGGCCGGCAGGCTTCGGCCGTGATCGCCCTCCTGACCAAGGCTCAGGATCAGGCCGGCGGCTGGCTGCCTCGCAAGGCCATCGAGGCCGTCGCGGCCAGGCTCGACATGCCGGTGATCCGCGTGATGGAGGTGGCGACCTTCTACACGATGTTCAACCTGGAGCCGGTTGGAAAATATTTCATCCAGTTCTGCGGCACCACGCCGTGCGTGCTGCGCGGTGCGGGCGACATCAGGAAGGTGCTGGAGCGCCGCGTCGGCGACCAGAACCACGTGACGGCGGACGGCACGTTTTCCTGGCTCGAAGTCGAGTGCCTGGGGGCCTGCTCGAATGCGCCCATGGTGCAGATCAACGACGACTATTACGAGGATCTCACCACCGAGAACTTCGAGAAGTTGCTTGACGATCTCGCAGCCGGGCGCCCCGTGAAGGTCGGATCCCAGATCGGCCGCAACCGCTCTGAGCCCTTCGAGGCCGTGAACACCCTTCAGGACCCGGCTCTCTACGACGGCTCCGTCGTCGGCGCCTGGCGCAAGCGTTTCGAGGAGCAGGCTAAGGCCACGGAAACCGGCGAGGCTGCCGCCGCGATGGCGAGCGTCCCGCAGGAAGCCAAGGCTGCAAAGCCGACGGCCGGACGCCCCATCGAGAGCGATGCCGCCGATACGCCGGCCAAGCGCGCCAAAGAAGGCGAGAAGCCGATCAGCACGGCGGACCAGAAGGAAGCCGCGGATACCTCGAAAGCGACCAAGGTCGAGCCCAAGGAGGCGGGTGTCCAGCCGGCCCCGCAGAGCGGCAAGTCCTATGTGGCTTCGCCCAAGAAGAAGGGTGAAGCCGTGCCTGCGAGCCCAACGACGCCTTCCGCAGGGACGCCGCCGGCACAGGCGGAGACCCGTCGCGACGGCAGCGAGAGCAAGCCGGGCGTGATCGTCGACAAAGACAACAAGTCGTCCTGA
- a CDS encoding NADH-quinone oxidoreductase subunit D, with translation MGEHNIRNFTINFGPQHPAAHGVLRLVLELDGEVVERVDPHIGLLHRGTEKLIEYKTYVQANPYFDRLDYVAPMNQEHAFCLATEKLLGIEVPRRAQLIRVLFSEIGRLLSHLLNVTTQAMDVGALTPPLWGFEEREKLMIFYERISGSRMHANYFRPGGVNMDIQPELIDDIEAFCDPFLQVLDDLDTLVIGNRIFKQRNVDIGVLTLDDCFRWGFSGSIIRSCGVAWDLRKAQPYECYEEMEFDIPVGKNGDNYDRQVIRMEEMRQSVRIMRQCLTKLRAPDGQGPVATLDGKVAPPSRKDMKRSMEALIHHFKLYTEGFHVPAGEVYAAVEAPKGEFGVYLVSDGTNKPYRCKIRAPGFAHLQGMDFMCRGHMLADVAGILGSIDIVFGEVDR, from the coding sequence ATGGGCGAGCATAATATCCGCAACTTCACCATCAACTTCGGCCCGCAGCACCCGGCGGCGCACGGCGTGCTGCGCCTCGTGCTGGAGCTGGACGGCGAGGTGGTCGAACGTGTCGATCCGCATATCGGCCTGCTGCACCGCGGCACCGAGAAGCTGATCGAGTACAAGACGTACGTTCAGGCGAATCCCTATTTCGACCGGCTCGACTATGTCGCGCCGATGAACCAGGAGCATGCCTTCTGTCTGGCGACCGAGAAGCTGCTCGGCATCGAGGTGCCTCGGCGTGCTCAACTGATCCGCGTCCTGTTCTCGGAAATCGGCCGGCTCCTCTCCCACCTCCTCAACGTGACCACGCAGGCCATGGACGTCGGCGCGCTCACGCCGCCTCTCTGGGGCTTCGAGGAGCGCGAGAAGCTGATGATCTTCTACGAGAGGATCTCCGGCTCGCGGATGCATGCCAACTATTTCCGCCCCGGTGGCGTGAACATGGACATCCAGCCTGAGCTGATCGACGACATCGAGGCCTTCTGCGACCCGTTCCTGCAGGTGCTCGACGACCTCGACACCCTCGTCATCGGCAACCGGATCTTCAAGCAGCGTAACGTCGACATCGGCGTCCTCACGCTGGACGACTGCTTCCGCTGGGGCTTCTCCGGCTCGATCATCCGCAGTTGCGGCGTTGCCTGGGACCTGCGCAAGGCGCAGCCTTACGAGTGCTACGAGGAGATGGAATTCGACATCCCCGTGGGCAAGAACGGCGACAACTACGATCGTCAGGTCATCCGCATGGAGGAGATGCGCCAGTCCGTACGGATCATGCGCCAGTGCCTTACCAAGCTGCGGGCGCCCGACGGGCAGGGGCCGGTGGCGACCCTCGACGGCAAGGTTGCTCCGCCGTCACGCAAGGACATGAAGCGCTCGATGGAAGCGCTGATTCACCACTTCAAGCTCTACACGGAAGGCTTCCACGTCCCGGCGGGCGAGGTCTATGCCGCCGTGGAAGCCCCGAAGGGCGAGTTCGGCGTCTATCTCGTGTCGGACGGAACGAATAAGCCTTACCGCTGCAAGATTCGCGCTCCGGGATTCGCTCATCTTCAGGGCATGGATTTCATGTGCCGCGGCCACATGCTGGCCGACGTCGCGGGCATCCTGGGCTCTATCGACATCGTGTTCGGCGAGGTCGACCGCTAA
- a CDS encoding NADH-quinone oxidoreductase subunit C — translation MSADLQALSDHIASSLGEAIESRAIAFDELTIVARREDIVRVATFLRDDPQCRFVCFIDICGADYPAREKRFDVVYHFLAPHHNRRIRLKVETDEVTPVPSLVGLWPAANWFEREAYDLYGILFSGHPDLRRILTDYGFEGHPLRKDFPLTGYVEVRYDDGQGRVVYEPVKLNQEFRNFDFLSPWEGTDYVLPGDEKAKA, via the coding sequence ATGAGTGCTGATCTCCAAGCCCTGAGCGATCATATCGCCTCGTCCCTCGGTGAGGCGATCGAGAGCCGGGCTATCGCCTTCGACGAGCTGACGATCGTCGCCCGCCGCGAGGACATCGTCCGGGTGGCGACCTTCCTGCGGGACGATCCGCAGTGCCGGTTCGTCTGCTTCATCGATATCTGCGGTGCCGATTACCCGGCCCGCGAGAAGCGCTTCGACGTGGTCTATCACTTCCTCGCGCCCCATCATAACCGGCGGATCCGCCTGAAGGTCGAGACGGACGAGGTCACTCCCGTTCCCTCGCTCGTCGGTCTCTGGCCCGCGGCGAACTGGTTCGAGCGCGAGGCCTATGACCTCTATGGGATCCTGTTCTCCGGGCATCCGGACCTGCGCCGGATCCTGACCGATTACGGGTTCGAGGGACATCCGCTCCGCAAGGACTTCCCGCTCACCGGCTACGTCGAGGTCCGTTACGACGACGGACAGGGCCGCGTGGTCTACGAGCCGGTGAAGCTCAACCAGGAATTCCGCAACTTCGATTTCCTCTCGCCCTGGGAAGGCACCGACTACGTGCTGCCCGGCGACGAGAAGGCCAAGGCATAA